A single Dunckerocampus dactyliophorus isolate RoL2022-P2 chromosome 2, RoL_Ddac_1.1, whole genome shotgun sequence DNA region contains:
- the camk2n1a gene encoding calcium/calmodulin-dependent protein kinase II inhibitor 1a yields the protein MSEVLPYNEGKMSGYGTDSEVSQMSFSCGLQDTSAFFAGSQAKRPPKLGQIGRAKRVVIEDDRIDEVLKGMTDKSSPGV from the exons ATGTCCGAAGTATTGCCATACAACGAGGGGAAAATGAGCGGCTATGGGACGGACAGCGAGGTCAGCCAGATGTCCTTTAGCTGCGGACTGCAGGACACAAGCGCCTTTTTTGCCGGCTCGCAGGCTAAAAGACCCCCGAAGCTCGGTCAGATCGGCAGAGCCAAGCGAG TGGTGATCGAGGACGACCGAATAGACGAGGTTCTGAAGGGCATGACGGACAAGTCGTCACCCGGCGTCTAA